The following are from one region of the Bacteroidota bacterium genome:
- a CDS encoding CoA activase, whose product MNSKDNLPKNLYPVGNNSNGIYLGFDIGSISLNTVIIDKKENIKTRFGLDADQSVSILENYYDLCHGQPFLMLRKRLTDLLSRYETEQFQLIAITGTGGKLAAELIGGQFINEIIAQSKSVSRLFPEAKTIIEMGGEDSKLIFMDKGAEAEFSSLADFTMNSICAAGTGSFLDQQAKRIGVSIEKEFGELALKSIKPPHIAGRCSVFAKSDMIHLQQIATPVHDIVAGLCFAVARNFKSNLAKGKDLATPIVFQGGVAANAGVVHAFKEILKLKEGELIIPEHHASMGALGAIFYVMESPDGTVPFKGISDLESYLMQSNGNSTGLPVLKESAATLDKSVSFNLNGQSNYPVYLGIDVGSLSTNVVLIDDDNKVVARRYLPTASRPLEAIKKGLQEIYEEVGTRVVIKAAGTTGSGRYLTGDFIGADIIQNEITAQATAAIAYDPTVDTIFEIGGQDSKFISIENGVVVDFEMNKVCAAGTGSFLEEQAEKLDINIIEEFGTLALNSEKPTSLGCRCTVFIESDLNANQQRGEKNTNLVGGLAYSIVNNYLQKVVGSRKVGEKIFFQGGVANNKGVVAAFEQVTGKPIIIPPNFDVTGAIGMAILAREKVQETNQTKFKGFDVRNASFTLDKFTCKDKDCKDLCEIRMVKVKGEKKPFCYGGRCEKYEMSDRKKQTDDTPNLFEERERMLLGDYDEEKNKGGISIGIPRELVLYYQEFPFWRTFFTELGFQVVLSKHSDRALVTKSLEIINSETCLPIEIVHGHILDLLNKNVDHVFVPFVVNVKPAADNPTSNCNCPWIQTYPFMVRAALASHPNKDKMLVPALHPRFFDMVFVKDMTDFMKKQFGTDSKAVKKALYLAQEKQTAFEKSLTVRGSEILNNLPTDKEAMVILGRAYNSGDPELNLRLVEKLINLNVLPIPLDFLPLNEENIFEDFPNMYWPGGRKILAGAKIIAKTENMYGVYTSNFRCGPDSFLSHFVTETLKGKPSIQIEIDEHSADAGLITRLEAFLDSIRKKGRKTSKVKSNISKNFKQATPTKDRVLYWPYMHDGSYIAAAAARSCGIESYSLPVQTNADLDIGRKYTSSKECFPMICTTGSFIKKLQEPGVDPKKVSFFMPDHNGPCRFGQYNQLQKIIFDRLNLKDVKIVTPSNDGSYSDITPGNGSKFRMNAWKGFVAFDMIRKLQQQYRPYEKRKGDTDKVYHDSLNSIVINVENNAKGLVKVLEECGKKFKAIEVLNIPRKPVVSIVGEIFMRDNRFCSGNIVKRLEALGAETLMAPFSEWFVYSTYRYTRDSKWKGDYMGILKSKIQEYAQHASYKKLFHAVEELVDAEKDITLETMLELTAPYVHKDYDGDPVMAIGSASALTKKGVSGICNVLPFTCMPGNLICSIAGVFRKDHNNIPWVDYAYDGQEDASIETRLQAFMYQVKEYQQRENGNGLVSVLSEEKNMERVGVLQE is encoded by the coding sequence ATGAATTCAAAAGACAACCTCCCCAAAAACCTTTATCCCGTAGGAAATAATTCCAACGGGATTTATCTCGGTTTCGATATAGGTTCTATTTCATTAAACACAGTAATCATTGACAAGAAAGAAAACATCAAGACGCGTTTCGGTCTTGATGCTGACCAAAGCGTCAGCATTCTTGAAAATTATTACGACCTCTGTCACGGGCAGCCATTTTTGATGCTCCGGAAAAGGTTGACAGACCTTTTGTCGAGATACGAAACGGAACAATTCCAACTTATCGCTATCACCGGAACGGGCGGAAAACTGGCTGCTGAACTTATTGGCGGGCAATTCATCAACGAGATTATCGCGCAATCAAAATCTGTTTCCAGACTTTTTCCCGAAGCCAAAACAATTATTGAAATGGGCGGAGAAGATTCCAAACTCATCTTTATGGATAAAGGAGCGGAAGCCGAATTTTCTTCTCTCGCAGATTTCACCATGAACAGCATTTGCGCGGCAGGCACGGGTTCTTTTCTCGATCAGCAGGCAAAACGGATTGGTGTTTCTATTGAAAAAGAATTTGGCGAGCTGGCTCTTAAATCCATCAAGCCACCGCACATAGCAGGGCGTTGCAGTGTTTTTGCCAAGAGTGATATGATTCATCTTCAGCAAATCGCCACGCCTGTTCATGATATTGTTGCCGGATTATGTTTTGCGGTTGCCAGAAATTTCAAAAGCAACCTGGCAAAAGGAAAAGACCTTGCTACGCCTATTGTTTTTCAGGGCGGAGTGGCTGCCAATGCCGGAGTGGTTCATGCGTTTAAAGAAATTCTTAAACTAAAAGAAGGTGAACTTATCATTCCTGAACATCATGCTTCGATGGGCGCGCTTGGAGCAATTTTTTATGTGATGGAATCTCCCGATGGAACAGTTCCTTTTAAAGGCATCAGCGATCTGGAAAGTTACCTGATGCAATCCAATGGCAACAGCACCGGGCTTCCTGTGTTGAAAGAATCTGCCGCAACACTTGACAAATCAGTTTCATTCAACTTAAACGGACAATCCAATTATCCTGTCTATCTGGGAATTGATGTGGGCTCGCTCAGCACCAATGTTGTTTTGATAGATGATGATAATAAAGTTGTTGCAAGAAGATATTTGCCTACGGCAAGTCGTCCGCTCGAAGCGATTAAAAAAGGATTGCAGGAAATTTATGAAGAAGTGGGAACAAGAGTGGTGATTAAAGCTGCGGGAACAACCGGTTCGGGGCGTTATCTCACAGGAGATTTTATCGGAGCGGATATTATTCAAAATGAAATCACCGCTCAGGCAACGGCTGCCATTGCGTATGACCCGACTGTAGATACTATTTTTGAAATTGGCGGTCAGGATTCTAAATTCATAAGCATCGAGAATGGAGTAGTGGTGGATTTTGAAATGAATAAAGTTTGCGCTGCCGGCACCGGTTCTTTTCTCGAAGAGCAGGCAGAAAAGTTAGATATTAATATTATTGAAGAGTTCGGAACTCTGGCATTGAATTCCGAAAAGCCGACTTCGCTGGGTTGCAGATGCACGGTTTTCATTGAATCTGATTTGAATGCGAACCAGCAGCGCGGAGAGAAAAACACAAACCTTGTTGGCGGACTGGCTTATTCCATTGTAAATAATTATTTACAAAAAGTGGTGGGCAGCAGAAAAGTAGGGGAGAAGATTTTTTTTCAGGGAGGTGTTGCAAATAATAAAGGAGTGGTTGCCGCTTTTGAACAAGTAACGGGAAAACCTATAATCATTCCGCCCAACTTTGATGTTACAGGAGCAATCGGCATGGCAATACTCGCCCGCGAAAAAGTTCAGGAAACCAATCAGACAAAATTCAAAGGGTTTGATGTGAGAAATGCTTCTTTCACGTTGGATAAATTTACCTGTAAGGATAAAGATTGTAAAGACCTCTGCGAAATAAGAATGGTGAAAGTAAAAGGGGAGAAGAAACCTTTTTGTTATGGCGGAAGATGTGAGAAATATGAAATGAGCGACCGGAAGAAACAAACGGATGACACGCCTAACCTGTTTGAAGAACGGGAAAGAATGTTGCTGGGCGATTATGATGAAGAGAAGAACAAAGGCGGCATTTCCATTGGCATTCCGAGAGAATTGGTTTTGTATTATCAGGAATTTCCTTTCTGGAGAACCTTCTTTACTGAACTTGGTTTTCAGGTGGTTCTTTCAAAACATTCCGACCGTGCGCTGGTAACCAAATCGCTTGAAATAATTAATTCCGAAACTTGTTTGCCGATAGAAATAGTGCACGGACATATCTTAGACCTTCTGAATAAAAATGTGGACCATGTTTTTGTTCCTTTCGTTGTAAATGTAAAACCTGCCGCAGATAATCCTACTTCCAATTGCAATTGTCCCTGGATTCAAACTTATCCTTTCATGGTGCGCGCTGCGCTGGCATCTCATCCGAATAAAGATAAAATGCTTGTCCCTGCTCTTCATCCCCGTTTCTTCGACATGGTTTTTGTGAAAGACATGACTGACTTTATGAAGAAGCAATTCGGCACGGATAGCAAAGCAGTAAAGAAAGCATTGTATCTCGCTCAGGAAAAACAAACTGCTTTTGAAAAATCACTTACTGTTCGCGGCAGTGAAATCCTGAACAACCTTCCCACAGACAAAGAGGCAATGGTTATTTTAGGAAGAGCATACAATTCAGGCGACCCTGAACTTAATCTGCGGTTGGTGGAAAAGCTGATTAACCTGAATGTGCTTCCTATCCCGCTTGATTTTCTTCCCTTGAATGAAGAAAACATATTTGAAGATTTTCCGAATATGTATTGGCCCGGAGGAAGAAAAATACTTGCCGGTGCAAAGATAATTGCGAAAACTGAAAACATGTATGGAGTTTATACCAGCAATTTCCGTTGCGGTCCTGATTCTTTCCTTTCACATTTTGTTACTGAAACCCTGAAAGGCAAACCTTCCATTCAGATTGAGATTGATGAACATTCGGCTGATGCCGGATTAATTACACGGCTGGAAGCTTTCCTTGACAGCATCCGGAAAAAAGGAAGAAAAACTTCTAAGGTTAAAAGTAATATCTCTAAAAACTTTAAACAGGCGACTCCTACCAAAGACAGAGTATTGTATTGGCCCTATATGCACGATGGTTCTTACATAGCTGCGGCTGCTGCCCGAAGCTGCGGGATAGAATCTTATTCCCTGCCGGTTCAAACGAATGCTGACCTTGATATCGGAAGAAAATATACTTCATCCAAAGAATGTTTTCCGATGATCTGCACTACGGGTTCATTCATAAAGAAGTTGCAGGAACCGGGAGTTGATCCGAAGAAAGTAAGTTTCTTTATGCCCGACCACAATGGTCCGTGCCGATTTGGACAATACAATCAGTTGCAGAAAATTATTTTCGATCGTTTGAATCTGAAAGATGTGAAAATAGTTACTCCTTCCAACGATGGTTCTTATTCTGATATTACTCCGGGCAACGGCTCTAAGTTTCGGATGAACGCATGGAAGGGCTTTGTTGCTTTTGATATGATCCGCAAGCTTCAGCAGCAATACCGTCCGTATGAGAAAAGGAAAGGAGATACGGATAAAGTTTATCATGATTCACTGAACAGTATTGTAATAAATGTGGAGAACAATGCCAAAGGATTAGTAAAAGTTCTGGAAGAATGCGGGAAGAAGTTCAAAGCAATAGAAGTGTTGAACATTCCGCGCAAGCCGGTTGTATCTATTGTAGGAGAAATTTTTATGCGGGACAATCGTTTTTGCAGCGGAAACATTGTAAAAAGATTAGAAGCATTGGGAGCAGAAACGCTGATGGCTCCGTTCTCAGAATGGTTTGTTTATTCCACGTACCGTTATACCCGCGACAGCAAATGGAAAGGTGACTACATGGGAATTCTGAAATCGAAAATACAAGAGTATGCTCAGCACGCATCGTATAAAAAACTTTTTCATGCAGTGGAAGAACTGGTAGATGCTGAAAAAGATATTACGCTTGAAACCATGCTTGAATTAACCGCTCCGTATGTACATAAAGATTACGATGGCGACCCTGTTATGGCAATAGGCAGCGCTTCTGCTCTTACAAAGAAAGGCGTTTCAGGTATCTGCAATGTGTTGCCTTTTACCTGCATGCCCGGTAATTTGATTTGTTCCATTGCGGGCGTATTCCGAAAAGACCATAACAACATTCCCTGGGTGGATTATGCATATGATGGGCAGGAAGATGCTTCCATTGAAACCCGATTGCAGGCATTTATGTATCAGGTGAAAGAATATCAGCAAAGAGAAAACGGCAATGGTTTGGTTTCTGTTTTATCCGAAGAAAAGAACATGGAAAGAGTGGGGGTTTTGCAGGAATAA